A genomic stretch from Polyangium spumosum includes:
- a CDS encoding class I SAM-dependent RNA methyltransferase: protein MPQGPRAARRPRAQDQHPRPKRRPSTEVLRIESLAAGGAGVAHLADHAAVFVPGTAPGEEIEAEVDRNTRPARGKLLRVIAPSPERVEATCCGGGCDWMHLSVRAQEAAHAEIVRSAVAHAIGAEPPPVRVHAAPEPLAYRTRARLYARGERGRVRVGYRAVGSHALAPVSSCAVLAPSLAAALGELPEVLAGSSGEGDVQVALGAGGRLVVDVTWRGELAPSAWAAIDRRITEGAWAGARVRMEGAKTPAVFGDPRPVLEGADGAPLVVAAGSFAQSSDRGAALLARRVAELARVEVDAPREGADVPANGHVLELFAGSGTLSILLARGAASLVAVESDEAAARSARENLSARDLAGKVVVADADAHPIPPRAEVVVLDPPRAGAEGATAAIAASRVHRIVYVACDPATLARDLGVLVRANYALTHLETVELFPQTSHVETVARLVRRRGAR, encoded by the coding sequence ATGCCGCAAGGACCACGCGCCGCTCGCAGGCCTCGAGCGCAAGACCAGCACCCACGCCCGAAGCGTCGGCCCTCGACCGAGGTCCTCCGCATCGAGAGCCTCGCCGCGGGCGGCGCGGGGGTCGCTCACCTCGCCGATCACGCGGCCGTGTTCGTGCCGGGCACCGCGCCAGGTGAAGAGATCGAAGCCGAGGTCGACCGCAACACGAGGCCCGCGCGCGGAAAACTCCTGCGCGTGATCGCGCCGAGCCCCGAGCGCGTCGAGGCCACCTGCTGCGGAGGCGGCTGCGACTGGATGCACTTGTCGGTGCGCGCGCAAGAGGCGGCGCACGCCGAGATCGTCCGCTCCGCGGTGGCCCACGCGATCGGCGCCGAGCCTCCGCCCGTGCGCGTGCACGCCGCGCCCGAGCCGCTCGCGTACCGCACACGTGCGCGCCTCTACGCGCGGGGCGAGCGCGGCCGCGTGCGCGTCGGATATCGCGCGGTCGGATCGCATGCGCTCGCTCCCGTCTCCTCGTGCGCGGTCCTCGCGCCCTCGCTCGCCGCCGCGCTCGGCGAGCTGCCGGAGGTGCTCGCGGGATCGTCGGGCGAAGGGGACGTGCAGGTCGCGCTCGGCGCGGGCGGGCGGCTCGTCGTGGACGTGACCTGGCGCGGCGAGCTCGCGCCTTCGGCGTGGGCGGCGATCGATCGGCGCATCACCGAGGGCGCGTGGGCCGGGGCGCGCGTGCGGATGGAAGGCGCGAAGACGCCGGCCGTGTTTGGTGATCCGCGGCCGGTGCTCGAAGGCGCGGATGGGGCGCCGCTCGTCGTCGCCGCGGGATCGTTCGCGCAGAGCTCGGATCGTGGCGCGGCGCTGCTCGCGCGGCGCGTGGCGGAGCTCGCCCGCGTGGAGGTGGATGCACCTCGCGAAGGCGCGGACGTACCGGCGAACGGGCACGTGCTCGAGCTCTTCGCCGGCAGCGGCACGCTCTCGATCCTGCTCGCGCGCGGGGCGGCCTCGCTCGTGGCGGTCGAGTCGGACGAGGCGGCCGCACGTTCGGCGCGGGAGAACTTGTCGGCGCGGGATCTTGCCGGGAAGGTCGTCGTCGCGGACGCGGACGCTCACCCGATCCCGCCACGCGCCGAGGTCGTCGTCCTCGATCCGCCTCGCGCCGGCGCCGAGGGCGCGACGGCGGCGATCGCGGCCTCGCGGGTTCATCGGATCGTGTACGTCGCCTGCGACCCGGCCACGCTCGCGCGGGACCTCGGCGTGCTCGTGCGGGCGAACTACGCGCTCACGCACCTCGAGACGGTCGAGCTCTTCCCGCAGACGAGCCACGTCGAGACGGTGGCGCGCCTCGTGCGTCGCCGCGGCGCGCGCTAG
- the mnmA gene encoding tRNA 2-thiouridine(34) synthase MnmA — MTKGTRIVVAMSGGVDSSVAAARLCDAGYDVIGVTLHLWDYPDDRSERGRCCAPEDQHDARRAADHLGIPHYTFDRRELFRAHVVDPFVDAYLEGETPSPCVACNRSVKMRELFPLAERLGASFVATGHYARTEIGEDGRGRLYRGKDRVKDQSYFLHMLREDELRRLVLPLGDATKEEVRAEAHARRIPRADKGESQELCFVPSGGYGAFVENRAGRERVRPGPIVDERGRTVGQHEGVHRFTIGQRKGIGVALGRPAFVVGIDAESGAVRLGGEDALLATGALLEAGAWSFDVTFPLEADVRVRARHEGERATIERVVDPDEGEVLVARFRTPVKAVSPGQVAVAYDGDRVYGGALIKAAIHGSAGGAA, encoded by the coding sequence GTGACGAAAGGAACCCGGATCGTGGTCGCCATGAGCGGCGGCGTCGACTCCTCCGTCGCGGCGGCGCGCCTCTGCGACGCCGGCTACGACGTCATCGGGGTGACACTGCACCTCTGGGACTACCCCGACGACCGGAGCGAGCGTGGTCGTTGCTGCGCGCCCGAGGATCAACACGACGCCCGGCGCGCGGCCGATCACCTGGGCATCCCGCATTACACCTTCGATCGTCGCGAGCTCTTCCGCGCGCACGTGGTTGATCCGTTCGTCGACGCGTACCTCGAAGGCGAGACCCCGAGCCCGTGCGTCGCCTGCAACCGCTCGGTGAAGATGCGCGAGCTCTTCCCGCTGGCCGAGCGGCTCGGCGCGTCGTTCGTCGCGACGGGGCACTACGCGCGCACGGAGATCGGCGAGGACGGGCGGGGGCGGCTCTATCGGGGGAAGGATCGCGTCAAGGATCAGAGCTACTTCCTGCACATGCTGCGCGAGGACGAGCTACGAAGGCTGGTCCTGCCGCTCGGCGACGCGACGAAGGAAGAGGTGCGCGCCGAGGCGCACGCGCGGCGGATCCCACGCGCGGACAAGGGCGAGAGCCAGGAGCTTTGTTTCGTCCCGAGCGGCGGATACGGCGCGTTCGTCGAGAACCGCGCGGGGCGGGAGCGCGTTCGTCCGGGCCCGATCGTCGACGAGCGAGGGCGCACGGTGGGGCAACACGAGGGCGTGCATCGGTTCACGATCGGCCAGCGAAAAGGCATCGGCGTGGCGCTCGGGCGGCCGGCGTTCGTGGTGGGGATCGACGCGGAGTCGGGCGCGGTGCGGCTCGGCGGCGAGGACGCGCTGCTCGCGACGGGCGCGCTGCTCGAGGCGGGCGCGTGGAGCTTCGACGTGACGTTCCCGCTCGAGGCCGACGTGCGGGTGCGCGCGCGTCACGAGGGAGAACGCGCGACGATCGAGCGCGTGGTCGATCCGGACGAAGGCGAGGTGCTCGTCGCGCGCTTCCGCACGCCGGTGAAGGCCGTATCTCCCGGTCAGGTGGCGGTGGCCTACGACGGCGACCGTGTCTACGGCGGCGCCTTGATCAAGGCTGCGATCCACGGGAGCGCCGGAGGCGCCGCATGA
- a CDS encoding serine/threonine protein kinase: MAQPPPRPAASRPGGPAPANNRSAPASSSGPRPKEPEKQQPGTFFLGRYRVVDEIGVGGMASVHLARMDGPGGFQKWVAIKRIHPHLVEDDQFVDMFLDEARIAAGINHANVAQVFDLGKDDNTYWIAMEYLHGEPLREVMRRAEEKRMLISADLAARICADAAEGLHAAHELRGKNGQLLGLVHRDVTPHNLFVTYDGYTKVVDFGIAKVADRLASTRAGTLKGKLAYMSPEQVRGADVDRTTDIFALGVVLWELTTNQRLFRMDTDLDTLEKVQACNVPLPSTIVRGYPQGLEAVVMKALAKNKKDRYQTAREFSRALQVYLNQSGAFVGPEEVAQFVRHVFTDRIAKREAHLAWAAEVTSTVNVDQLRAQGGLSDDSLLEDEDDDRRGRASGTAPSKSAAQPIANRAPAAMPPPEDRSASQQMAATSLMDDDEDVPTTVATREHMERSSGAPLPSAGRPGAMPGPRPQLTTPMPAAGMPGPGQNERTAALPNGGYPGDADDLNATVALPANAKILDPGPPRPGFGAPPQPGFGGGYPAPPQAAFNGGPQPGFGFGQQPQQHPQMYGQQQPAYPSAISNPNPQVPQQYGQRVAQSQIETAMSLPRPDPAALWMAQQEAARQQGGPKRNTGVFVLVVALVALSVIGIGVLVYFKLKQQPPQEATQPTATAVPETPPIPTTVAVPAPAPAPAPAPTETAAAAPTEIAAPTPAPGPAPGTAPAAAKTNTTAPAPTATATAAAASGEPGFLTIVCNPFCDDVLDNGRSLGPSPIVHTSVKPGSHRITLKKGDMKKVISVIVVSGQVTAQRVSMK, encoded by the coding sequence ATGGCTCAACCTCCGCCTCGACCCGCTGCTTCGCGACCGGGCGGTCCGGCACCGGCGAACAACAGGAGCGCCCCCGCCTCCTCGTCCGGTCCCCGCCCGAAAGAACCCGAGAAGCAGCAGCCTGGGACCTTCTTCCTCGGACGATACCGCGTCGTCGACGAGATCGGCGTCGGAGGCATGGCGAGCGTGCACCTCGCGCGCATGGACGGCCCCGGCGGCTTCCAGAAGTGGGTCGCGATCAAGCGCATCCACCCGCACCTCGTCGAGGACGATCAGTTCGTCGACATGTTCCTCGACGAGGCGCGCATCGCGGCCGGGATCAACCACGCGAACGTCGCGCAGGTCTTCGATCTCGGCAAAGACGACAACACCTACTGGATCGCGATGGAGTACCTCCACGGCGAGCCGCTGCGCGAGGTGATGCGGCGGGCCGAGGAGAAGCGGATGCTCATCAGCGCCGATCTCGCGGCGCGCATCTGCGCAGACGCAGCCGAGGGCCTGCACGCGGCGCACGAGCTGCGCGGCAAGAACGGTCAGCTCCTCGGGCTCGTCCACCGCGACGTGACGCCGCACAACCTGTTCGTCACGTACGACGGCTACACGAAGGTCGTCGACTTCGGCATCGCGAAGGTCGCCGATCGGCTCGCGTCGACCCGCGCCGGGACGCTCAAGGGCAAACTCGCGTACATGTCGCCCGAGCAGGTGCGCGGCGCGGACGTCGATCGCACGACGGACATCTTCGCGCTCGGCGTCGTGCTCTGGGAGCTGACCACGAACCAGCGGCTCTTCCGCATGGACACCGATCTCGACACGCTCGAGAAGGTGCAGGCCTGCAACGTGCCGCTGCCCTCGACGATCGTGCGTGGGTATCCGCAGGGGCTCGAGGCGGTCGTCATGAAGGCGCTCGCGAAGAACAAGAAGGACCGCTACCAGACGGCCCGCGAGTTCTCCCGCGCCCTGCAGGTCTACCTCAACCAGAGCGGCGCGTTCGTCGGCCCCGAGGAGGTCGCGCAGTTCGTCCGGCACGTGTTCACCGATCGCATCGCCAAGCGCGAGGCGCACCTCGCGTGGGCCGCGGAGGTCACGTCGACGGTCAACGTCGATCAGCTCCGCGCGCAGGGCGGCCTGAGCGACGACTCGCTCCTCGAGGACGAAGACGACGATCGCCGCGGCCGCGCGAGCGGGACGGCGCCGTCGAAGTCGGCCGCGCAGCCGATCGCGAACCGCGCGCCCGCGGCGATGCCGCCGCCCGAAGATCGATCCGCGTCACAGCAGATGGCCGCCACGTCGCTCATGGACGACGACGAGGACGTGCCCACCACGGTCGCGACGCGCGAGCACATGGAGAGGTCCTCGGGAGCGCCGCTGCCGAGCGCAGGCCGGCCCGGGGCGATGCCGGGGCCGCGGCCGCAGCTCACGACGCCCATGCCCGCCGCAGGGATGCCCGGGCCGGGGCAAAACGAGCGCACGGCCGCGCTGCCGAACGGCGGATATCCGGGCGACGCCGACGACCTCAACGCGACGGTCGCGCTGCCGGCGAACGCGAAGATCCTCGATCCCGGGCCGCCGCGGCCAGGGTTTGGCGCGCCGCCCCAGCCAGGGTTTGGCGGCGGATACCCCGCGCCGCCGCAAGCAGCCTTCAACGGAGGGCCGCAGCCGGGCTTCGGCTTCGGGCAGCAGCCGCAGCAACATCCGCAGATGTACGGGCAGCAGCAGCCGGCGTATCCGAGCGCGATCAGCAACCCGAACCCGCAGGTGCCGCAGCAGTACGGCCAGCGCGTGGCGCAGTCGCAGATCGAGACCGCGATGTCGCTGCCGCGCCCCGATCCCGCCGCGCTCTGGATGGCGCAGCAGGAAGCGGCTCGTCAGCAAGGCGGACCGAAGCGCAACACGGGCGTGTTCGTCCTGGTCGTCGCGCTCGTCGCGCTCAGCGTCATCGGCATCGGCGTGCTCGTGTATTTCAAGCTGAAGCAGCAGCCGCCGCAGGAGGCGACGCAGCCCACGGCCACGGCCGTCCCCGAGACGCCGCCGATCCCGACCACGGTCGCCGTGCCCGCGCCTGCGCCCGCACCCGCGCCCGCGCCGACCGAGACGGCCGCAGCCGCGCCGACCGAGATCGCCGCGCCCACGCCCGCGCCGGGCCCCGCGCCCGGGACCGCGCCTGCCGCAGCGAAGACGAACACGACCGCGCCTGCGCCCACCGCGACGGCGACCGCAGCGGCCGCGTCCGGGGAGCCGGGCTTCCTGACGATCGTGTGCAACCCGTTCTGCGATGACGTGCTGGACAACGGTCGATCGCTCGGCCCGTCGCCGATCGTGCACACCTCCGTCAAGCCGGGCTCGCACCGCATCACGCTCAAGAAGGGCGACATGAAGAAGGTCATCTCGGTCATCGTCGTGAGCGGCCAGGTGACGGCGCAACGCGTGTCGATGAAGTAA
- the tilS gene encoding tRNA lysidine(34) synthetase TilS, protein MRSHPPSLRRLALRTLRDESLFGRGDRVLVACSGGPDSTALLHVLVMLRREIGHEVIGHGVDHGLRPEARGELALVAELAEKLGVPFEVTRVDVEPGGNLQARAREARHRALQDAAVRRGATVIATGHTADDKAETVLLRLLRGAGPRGLAVLEPRAPSPVSPSGADSPRDLVRPLIRARRADVLSHLERHALVFARDPSNLDPRFTRVRVRRELIPLLTELSPRIIEHLCALADMLGDVCPSEDPMGGLGRAQRGAIERAQKKGMRTVKIRMKGGRELDVTFPAGKIVLNEKK, encoded by the coding sequence TTGAGATCCCACCCGCCTTCTCTGCGGCGCCTCGCTCTGCGCACCCTCCGCGACGAAAGTCTCTTCGGCCGCGGTGATCGTGTGCTCGTCGCCTGCTCGGGTGGCCCCGACTCGACGGCGCTCCTCCACGTGCTCGTGATGCTCCGCCGCGAGATCGGCCACGAGGTGATCGGGCACGGCGTCGATCATGGACTGCGCCCCGAGGCGCGGGGTGAGCTCGCGCTCGTGGCCGAGCTCGCCGAGAAGCTCGGGGTGCCCTTCGAGGTGACGCGGGTCGACGTCGAGCCGGGCGGTAACCTCCAGGCGCGGGCGCGCGAGGCGCGGCATAGGGCGCTGCAGGACGCCGCGGTGCGGCGAGGCGCGACCGTCATCGCCACGGGCCACACGGCGGACGACAAGGCCGAGACCGTGCTCCTGCGCCTCTTGCGGGGCGCGGGACCGCGTGGGCTCGCGGTGCTCGAGCCTCGCGCGCCCTCGCCTGTTTCTCCGAGCGGGGCCGATTCGCCGCGGGACCTCGTGCGTCCGCTCATCCGCGCGCGCCGGGCCGACGTCCTTTCCCACCTCGAACGGCATGCGCTCGTGTTTGCCCGCGATCCTTCCAACCTCGACCCTCGATTCACCCGTGTCCGGGTGCGCCGCGAGCTGATTCCGCTGCTCACGGAGCTCTCACCGCGGATCATCGAGCATCTGTGTGCCCTCGCGGACATGCTCGGCGACGTCTGTCCGTCGGAGGACCCGATGGGCGGGCTCGGCCGTGCGCAACGCGGGGCGATCGAGCGAGCGCAGAAGAAGGGGATGCGGACTGTGAAGATTCGTATGAAGGGGGGGCGGGAGCTCGACGTGACCTTCCCAGCGGGGAAGATCGTCCTTAACGAAAAGAAATGA